TAACTGTATATAACGTTCAAGACGTTAACGGAAATACAATTAATACTACAAACAATGCAAGTAAAAAATCTTTTGTAGGTGTTGGAACTACGTCTGCAGCTAGCTTAAAATTACAAGCTGTTTCAATCGTAAATAACAATACAATTGATTTAATCTTCGATAGAGATTTATCAAATGCTAATAGAGATGATCTTGCTATTGCAGTTAGTAACTTAACAACAGCTAACCAAGCTGGATTAGAGTACACAAAAGTACTTCAATCAAACAAACAAGTAGTAAGAGTTCAATTTAGAAACACTGCTTCTGATAACCCAGCAATTTTCAATGCAGGTGTAGTTTATGAAGCTACAGTAACAGGACCAGCTAACTTAGTAACTTCAAACAATGCTAATAAAAAATCTTTTGCTGGAACAAATGTTGCAAACGTTGCTCCACAAGTTTCTGCAGTATCACCAATTAACTCAACAGCAGTTAAAGTATACTTCAGCAAACCAGTAAAAGGAATTTCTTCTGGATCATTTGTAATCAAACAAGGTAATACTACACTAAGCATTGCTTCAGTATCAGTAAATGCTACTCAAAGTGTAAGTGAAGTGACTGTAAACTTATCAACTGCTTTAGAGCAAGGTAAAGTTTATACATTAGAAACTGTTGTAGGTTTAACTGATGCATTTGGTTATATACCTGTAAGAATAACTAACTCAAACGGATCTACTTACTTAGTAAACTTCGGTGGAACTAATGTAGCTAACGTAGCTCCAAAATTAGATGTAGCTGTTGCTAATGACAGACACACAATCACTGCAACTTTCAGCGAGCCAGTTAACAATGCAGCTACTGCAGCATTTACATTAACTCAAGGTTCAACTGATTTATCAGCTAATATCATTGGTAGAGAAGTTTCAAGTGATAAAACTAAAGTTACTTTATTCTTAGATGCTGCAGCATTAGCTAATGGCGTTGAAGCTGGTAAAGTATACACACTTACAGTTGATGGTACTATCGTAGACCTTCAAAACTTAGCTATTAACGCTGACGCTACATCAAACGACAGAAAAGCTGTATTTGGTGGAACTAATGTTGTTAATGCTAAACCAGAAATCGCTGGTGTATCTATTAACGATGCTAACACTGTAATCACAGTAGTATTCAGTGAAAAAGTATCAGGAGCTATCGCTATGAGTAGTTTCGATATTACTGGTGCAGGATTTACTGCAGGTGCTGATACAGCAGTATTAAGCGCTGATGGAAAAACTGTAACGATTACTTTAGAAAATGCATTAAACGAAAAAGAAATTGCATCAATCAAAGTAAGTGCGGCAGGTGCGGCCATCATTAGTGACGTAACTAACCAAGCTCCAAAAACAGATGCAGTTCAATTCGGAACTAAGTAATTAACTGAATTATATTAATTACAATATAGTAATGGTAGGTGTTTTAACACCTACCATTATTTTTATGCTCTTCGTTAAAAGTTGAGAAAGAATAGGTTTAATTCTACAGATTGTTAACTCTAAGCTGTTCTTATATTGATTATATCTAATATGGATTTAGGAAGGGAAGATATAAAGCTATTGATTGGTCACACACGAAATGGTATAATATTCTAAATATGAAAAAATGTAATATTATGGGATGTTGTGTAATAAATTAAGGTTATATAGGGGGTTGATGAATATGAAATTAAAACGCAATTTTATTATATTGATGGTAGTCATAATGACTTTTTCATCAGTAACTTTATCTAATGGAAAGAGTAAAATAAATACATTAGATGAAAAAGCAACAGTTCTTAATCAACTGAATATCTTACTGGGTGATGGGACAGGTTATAATTTGCAAAATCAATTAAAAAGAAGTGAAGCTGTTACATTTATAGTAGGATTTTTAAATGCTAAAGGTATGGTAGAAGGTAATAAAGAAGATTATAATAAAACATCATTTAAAGACGTTTCTGAAAATACTTGGTATGCGCCATATGTGGGGTATTGTGTACAACAAGGTATTATAAGAGGGTTTGATGAACATACATTTGCTCCAGAGGGTACTCTGACAGAAAAAGCCTTTTTAACAATGGTATTAACAGCACTAGGCTATAAAATCGATGTAGACTTTGACTGGAATAATGTTTTTAGATTTTCTCATATAACTGGATTAGTAAGAGATTCTGAATATTTGATAAGAGTTGAAGACAACACTCAATTTACCCGTGGGGATGTAGTGAATGTTTTATATACAGCACTAAAGTTAGAGCATAGACAAATTAAAGAGCCTATGTTTGAAAGATTTATTAGGGAAGGCATAATTACTCAAAAACAAGGTGTTGAGTTTGGATTTATAGAAAATGATATACAGGTAGATATAAAAGAGATTAATGTAACTAGTAATACAGAAGTAGAGATTATTTTTAATAAAAATATTAGTGTATTAGATAAATATAAAATCTATATTACATACGAAGCCGAGAACCAAGTAAGACAACTACAAGTAAAAGAAATAGTGCCTCAAGATAACTTAGATACATTTATTCTTATATTCAATGAGAGGGAAATGAGACCTGTTGAATATAATATTAATATCCTTGAGATTGTTGATCATATAGGTACTATATCACAAAATATTGAGAATAAGTTTCAAGGATATATAACTAAAGAAGTACAATCAGATTACTTTAAGATAAGCAGAGTAGAAGCTATTAGTAACAAAGAAATAAATGTGTATTTTACTCAACCACTAAATAATATCTCAGGAAACTTCTATTCTTTCTATAAGAATGGTTCAAAAATAACAGAAATCAATAGCAATAATATAGTAATTAATAAATTAGCAAATACGGATAAGGGAATTAGTATTTTTCTTAGAGATTATATTTTTGATTCCATTGATTCATATGACTATTATGAGTTAGCAATAGACGGAGCAATAACAAGTGCTTA
This DNA window, taken from Natranaerovirga pectinivora, encodes the following:
- a CDS encoding S-layer homology domain-containing protein, whose translation is MKLKRNFIILMVVIMTFSSVTLSNGKSKINTLDEKATVLNQLNILLGDGTGYNLQNQLKRSEAVTFIVGFLNAKGMVEGNKEDYNKTSFKDVSENTWYAPYVGYCVQQGIIRGFDEHTFAPEGTLTEKAFLTMVLTALGYKIDVDFDWNNVFRFSHITGLVRDSEYLIRVEDNTQFTRGDVVNVLYTALKLEHRQIKEPMFERFIREGIITQKQGVEFGFIENDIQVDIKEINVTSNTEVEIIFNKNISVLDKYKIYITYEAENQVRQLQVKEIVPQDNLDTFILIFNEREMRPVEYNINILEIVDHIGTISQNIENKFQGYITKEVQSDYFKISRVEAISNKEINVYFTQPLNNISGNFYSFYKNGSKITEINSNNIVINKLANTDKGISIFLRDYIFDSIDSYDYYELAIDGAITSAYGVRLNDNKGDIMYFSPTEKESEPLTLNEIKVINSNTIQMFFNREVNPIIARQIFNYYITDNNNNPIRVKSAKVIDIEGHKGRTVVLTTESNLIYNTIHKIMINNINDITRQFSIQEKEYNFLGYYVNSNDVKIEGAVSLDNHTIVLKVDKPLDQESAVLEFNYYISGMNSLNYGTQPLAVYYDNKIDPYTIKLFLPLDKPLTTNNYYNVEIRNSIMDHLGNFQQSHNNKSFSIYHYHNYDMGVQISNAITVGQDTIKVTLNKEIGLKVPNVLNTNYTLSYEKNGVKSTKQPIGFTYINPTTIVLRFDILEEGIDYNISFNELVDFGGKVTSRQDSVSVKQGVK